The following are from one region of the Blastocatellia bacterium genome:
- a CDS encoding glycosyltransferase, whose amino-acid sequence MSMPRPSFRARLSAFIWRSLARYGRFKYRRLLPLYRSLGLWSKRSRVTDVLSPVASLRRAQRLTDWLLRSSAARLNQQVETIAARAALSHGTIIFLPSVGWHVVNTQRGHHLAREFARQGYTVIFDCSNSYDPVNGVQEIAPNLFLFRGDPVALAALPPAILWTLAYNFEYGKSFARPALRVYDWIDDLSVFPYERGFLEAGHAQAMAEAELILCVAHRLHAEAHATRPDAVYLPNAVDYGHFVGDQKPLPRDPQMAALATGQKPVAGYVGALAEWFDYELLDEVAARRPDWQFVLIGPALDMSLRERGRRLLARANVAYLGPRPYADLPAYLRQFDVAMIPFVINDITQATSPLKLYEYWAAGKPVLTTPLPECRAFAEVTLAADPAEFASALDEARRLADDAQYRERLRQLAFQNSWTVRVTEVAGLLKAHMNPGKIEEGRR is encoded by the coding sequence ATGTCGATGCCGCGTCCGTCTTTCCGCGCCCGTTTAAGCGCGTTCATCTGGCGCTCGCTCGCTCGCTATGGCCGCTTCAAGTACCGGCGACTGCTGCCGCTTTACAGGTCGCTCGGACTCTGGTCGAAGCGCTCAAGGGTGACCGACGTTCTGAGCCCCGTGGCGAGCTTGCGGCGGGCGCAGCGCTTGACCGACTGGCTGTTGCGGTCGAGCGCGGCCCGGCTCAACCAGCAGGTCGAAACCATCGCCGCGCGCGCCGCTTTGAGTCACGGCACGATCATCTTTCTGCCCTCGGTCGGCTGGCATGTCGTCAACACCCAACGCGGCCATCACCTGGCGCGCGAGTTTGCCCGGCAGGGTTACACCGTGATCTTTGATTGCAGCAATAGTTATGATCCCGTCAACGGCGTGCAAGAGATTGCCCCGAACCTTTTCCTGTTTCGCGGCGACCCCGTTGCGCTCGCCGCTCTGCCGCCGGCAATCTTGTGGACGTTAGCCTACAATTTCGAGTATGGTAAAAGCTTCGCGCGCCCGGCGCTTCGGGTTTATGACTGGATAGACGATCTGTCGGTCTTCCCTTACGAGCGCGGCTTTCTCGAAGCCGGCCACGCGCAGGCGATGGCCGAGGCCGAGCTGATTCTTTGCGTCGCGCACCGCTTGCACGCCGAGGCGCACGCCACGCGCCCCGACGCCGTCTACCTGCCGAACGCTGTTGACTACGGACACTTTGTTGGGGATCAGAAACCGTTGCCGCGCGACCCGCAAATGGCGGCGCTGGCCACAGGGCAAAAGCCGGTTGCCGGATATGTCGGGGCGCTGGCAGAATGGTTCGATTACGAATTACTCGATGAGGTCGCCGCCCGCCGCCCCGACTGGCAGTTTGTGCTGATTGGGCCGGCGCTCGATATGAGCCTTCGCGAGCGCGGACGAAGGCTGCTCGCCAGGGCGAATGTGGCATACCTCGGGCCGCGCCCCTACGCCGACCTGCCGGCGTACCTGCGGCAGTTTGACGTGGCGATGATTCCGTTTGTGATCAACGATATTACTCAGGCGACTTCGCCGCTTAAGCTCTATGAGTACTGGGCGGCCGGCAAGCCTGTGTTGACGACGCCGCTGCCGGAATGTCGCGCCTTCGCCGAAGTCACGCTGGCCGCCGACCCGGCTGAATTTGCCAGCGCCCTCGACGAGGCGCGCCGGCTCGCCGACGACGCGCAATATCGTGAGCGTTTGCGCCAGCTCGCCTTCCAGAACTCCTGGACAGTGCGCGTCACCGAGGTGGCCGGCTTGCTGAAAGCGCATATGAACCCTGGGAAGATTGAGGAAGGACGAAGATGA
- a CDS encoding methyltransferase domain-containing protein, translated as MSDSEQSSESRAPRGARLTAGDREAAYSEVERRVRQLTDQLAESERAAQARAAEMIEKENALNRQLAEQRRENEALTTALAEKDQTARSLSQRLESMNEQMQGQAAQLRDTSAELQRIKGTLGWRLLSLYGPIKYRYLLPLYRRLGFGAADDTTGLSTARAIAGGNTGAQPVETSTDGLEENESEPSANGGARGGAGLPSELTAGPAGAASAAAEETAGRAAKSASFSHKGESGRPADELPAEVLTGAAAEVAERFAQFKTPHNRRYFAALCKHFQSITHDPCLPLYFEFAITCNKRGRVVAELLSQRVDLRGKQYLDIGCAYGGFLVAFAECGAEPIGVEINLMLLELAKSNLRDHGLDVPLLLKDATRADQLAGLMNQFDVVTCNDVIEHVDDPQALLHNTAMLLGDNGVAYFEIPNRYAPLHVLRDGHYQLFGITLLDYEEARAYFADHAPGTDYSVRHYLELEQYAAMFARAGMEMEVLYEPISAPDLDTVLADLRALREGAAEGLAGVPPRLRPQVEEGLRDYLLAIDAWPRATEDEKRTFLLRYGAGFWRVVGRKTAAPAGPGQ; from the coding sequence ATGAGTGACAGTGAACAGTCGTCAGAGTCGCGGGCGCCGCGGGGCGCGCGCTTGACCGCGGGCGACCGTGAGGCCGCTTACAGTGAAGTCGAGCGGCGCGTGCGGCAACTGACCGATCAACTCGCGGAAAGCGAACGGGCGGCACAGGCCCGCGCCGCCGAGATGATTGAAAAGGAAAATGCCCTGAATCGCCAGCTCGCCGAGCAGCGGCGCGAGAACGAAGCCCTGACCACCGCGCTTGCAGAAAAAGATCAGACCGCTCGCTCGCTATCACAGCGCCTGGAGAGTATGAACGAACAGATGCAGGGGCAGGCGGCGCAGTTGCGCGACACCTCGGCAGAGCTTCAGCGCATCAAGGGCACGCTCGGCTGGCGACTGCTTAGCCTCTACGGGCCGATCAAGTACCGTTACCTGCTGCCCCTCTATCGCCGGCTCGGCTTCGGCGCGGCAGACGACACCACCGGGCTCTCGACCGCACGCGCTATCGCTGGGGGCAACACAGGGGCGCAACCCGTCGAGACGTCCACCGATGGGCTCGAAGAGAACGAATCGGAGCCTTCGGCGAACGGCGGAGCCAGGGGCGGCGCGGGGCTGCCGTCGGAGTTGACCGCCGGGCCGGCGGGCGCGGCGTCAGCTGCCGCCGAGGAGACCGCGGGACGGGCAGCGAAATCTGCCAGCTTCTCTCACAAAGGCGAATCGGGCCGGCCCGCCGATGAGTTGCCCGCGGAGGTATTGACCGGGGCCGCCGCCGAGGTCGCCGAACGCTTCGCTCAATTCAAGACGCCACACAACCGGCGCTATTTCGCCGCCCTCTGCAAGCACTTTCAGAGCATCACCCACGACCCGTGTCTGCCGCTGTACTTCGAGTTCGCCATCACCTGCAACAAGCGCGGACGGGTCGTTGCTGAGTTGTTGAGCCAGCGAGTCGATCTGCGTGGCAAGCAGTACCTCGACATCGGCTGCGCCTATGGGGGATTTCTCGTCGCCTTCGCCGAATGCGGTGCGGAACCCATCGGCGTCGAAATTAATTTGATGTTGCTGGAACTGGCTAAGAGCAACCTGCGCGATCACGGGTTGGACGTGCCGCTGCTGCTGAAAGACGCCACCCGTGCGGACCAGCTGGCGGGGTTGATGAATCAGTTCGACGTGGTCACCTGCAACGACGTTATCGAGCACGTTGACGATCCACAAGCGTTGCTCCACAACACCGCGATGCTGCTCGGCGACAACGGCGTCGCCTACTTCGAGATTCCCAACCGTTATGCGCCGCTCCACGTCCTGCGTGACGGCCATTATCAACTGTTCGGCATCACGCTGCTCGATTATGAAGAGGCACGCGCCTACTTCGCAGACCATGCGCCGGGGACAGACTACAGCGTACGCCACTACCTGGAACTTGAGCAGTATGCGGCGATGTTTGCACGCGCCGGGATGGAGATGGAAGTTCTCTATGAGCCGATATCTGCCCCCGATCTGGACACCGTGCTCGCCGACCTGCGGGCCCTGCGCGAGGGCGCCGCGGAAGGGCTTGCCGGTGTGCCGCCGCGCCTGCGCCCGCAAGTCGAAGAAGGCTTGAGGGATTATCTACTGGCCATAGATGCCTGGCCGCGCGCGACGGAGGACGAGAAACGCACCTTCCTGTTGCGTTATGGGGCTGGGTTCTGGCGCGTCGTCGGTCGGAAAACGGCGGCGCCGGCTGGACCTGGGCAGTGA
- a CDS encoding right-handed parallel beta-helix repeat-containing protein, with protein sequence MTRMKSLFNMLGVFAVCLMCSTFAQAQATRTWVSGVGDDVNPCSRTAPCKTFAGAISKTAAGGEINVLDPGGFGAVTITKSMTIDGGGFIAGIVTTTSGIIVNAGVNDKVTLRNLNINGLNTAGNLSGIRFLAGKQLNVENCKIYEFGGNGIDVALGGSANVFVKDTNIINCAVSAVKLSTTTGFLSGSIDNVRMEACTNGVDVVNTAGGSCFAMVRNSSIVGNSGNGVICEGGAAVADLENVMLAFNGNGVNAAANLSIIRISNTNIYNNTNGIVIAAGGTVKTSVNNRIDGNATDGAPNATKVQQ encoded by the coding sequence ATGACCAGAATGAAATCGCTATTCAACATGCTTGGCGTATTTGCCGTCTGTTTAATGTGCAGCACCTTCGCGCAAGCGCAGGCGACACGTACATGGGTGTCGGGCGTCGGCGATGATGTCAACCCGTGCAGCCGCACGGCGCCGTGCAAGACCTTTGCCGGGGCAATCTCGAAGACCGCGGCGGGCGGCGAGATTAACGTGCTTGATCCGGGTGGATTCGGCGCGGTGACGATCACCAAGTCGATGACCATTGACGGCGGCGGCTTTATTGCCGGGATTGTGACTACCACCAGTGGCATCATCGTCAACGCCGGTGTGAATGACAAGGTGACGCTACGGAACCTGAACATTAATGGGCTCAACACCGCGGGCAACCTCAGCGGCATCAGGTTTCTTGCCGGCAAGCAACTGAATGTCGAGAACTGCAAGATCTACGAGTTTGGTGGTAATGGCATTGATGTCGCCCTGGGCGGCAGCGCCAACGTCTTCGTCAAGGACACGAACATCATCAACTGTGCGGTCAGCGCCGTGAAACTGTCGACCACCACCGGCTTTCTGTCCGGCTCGATTGACAATGTTCGCATGGAAGCCTGTACGAATGGGGTGGACGTCGTCAACACCGCCGGCGGCAGCTGCTTCGCCATGGTCCGCAATTCTTCAATTGTCGGGAACAGCGGCAATGGTGTGATTTGCGAGGGCGGCGCGGCGGTCGCCGACCTGGAAAACGTGATGTTGGCCTTCAACGGGAACGGCGTCAATGCGGCGGCCAACCTGTCGATCATCCGCATTTCCAATACCAACATCTATAACAACACGAACGGAATTGTTATTGCCGCGGGCGGGACGGTCAAGACGTCGGTCAATAACCGAATCGATGGCAACGCGACGGACGGAGCGCCCAACGCCACCAAGGTCCAGCAGTAG
- a CDS encoding HYR domain-containing protein, whose protein sequence is MSLFVLNGHRLARAGRVSANTESIALYAGDCTTGKSVFNLGDSVCAIVSGVQANERRFAWASPDGSIYQLGPTITTDPQSSTITIPTSGFFSQVGTWTVRTLDFRGSGFDVASFVVRDPSRASADVGVNIFGTVNITAGNNIVYRVEVTNNGPDAADNIVVTQAVPANTSWVSESQDSGPAATCTNPSPGATTGTSTCTIPTLAAGSTAVFTYTYQVSGAAANGSTITCSASATTSTNELHQADNSTSLDTLVANNGTAADCTINCPADISQNAAAGMCSAVVTYTTPTASGACADPDTGNTPPVVCTPPSNSSFPIGSTTVICASGGTNCAFTVTVVDTSAPSTPTINCPSNLTVDEESEGAGFAKVNYSTPTTTGNCVTVTCDPPAGATFLIGTTTVSCTGTDSSHNTVSCSFTVTVRGSNSAGCTVTCPGDVTQTAAAGVCNAVVNYPAPATSGTCGTVTCSPASGTVFAAGVTVVTCTSSQGGSCDFTVTVVPAAPPTITTCATDKTVTASAICEATIPNLVSEVVATGCGVTVSQSPAAGSIVGPGIYTVTITAENGAGETPCTAKVTVVNSITSTITCTSDITTANDQDQCGAVVNYPAPTADNSCSTLTVACSPASGSFFPIGATNVLCTATDLSGATTTCTFRVTVNDTQLPTIACPANITHANDSDKCGAVINYASPATADNCPGVTTSCSPAAGTQFSVGTTTVICTVTDAANNTATCSFTVTVSDNQPPAITCPSPIAVGTDPNVATATVTYTPTVSDNCSGVGAAVCSPASGTHFPVGATAVSCTVTDAANNTATCSFTVTVSDNQPPAITCPPSLTRPNTANQCAAVVTYANPTVTDNQPGPTFVCSPASGASFPVGVTNVTCTATDASNNHSTCSFSVTVADTQAPVITCPANITASNTLGQCSAIVNTGAATATDNCPGTTVVGVRSDGLALNAAYPVGTTTIVWTARDAAGNQVSCTQTVVVNDTQAPTISGAAANPSSLWPPNHKMVDVTISYGVADNCTPTSSVTCDLTVTSNEPPSPPGDGHNSAEWKVIDAHHVQLQSERSGNGNGRVYTITIRCTDSHGNVATQTVTVTVPHDQGH, encoded by the coding sequence ATGAGTTTATTTGTCCTGAACGGACATCGGCTGGCGCGCGCCGGCAGGGTCAGCGCCAATACCGAAAGCATCGCCCTCTACGCGGGCGACTGTACGACCGGCAAGAGCGTATTCAACCTCGGCGATTCGGTCTGCGCCATCGTCTCGGGGGTGCAGGCCAACGAGCGGCGCTTCGCGTGGGCCTCTCCCGACGGCAGCATCTATCAGCTCGGGCCGACGATCACGACCGACCCGCAAAGCAGCACCATCACCATCCCCACGAGCGGCTTCTTCTCTCAGGTCGGAACCTGGACGGTCCGGACACTGGATTTCAGAGGCAGCGGCTTTGACGTCGCCAGCTTCGTCGTGCGCGACCCGAGCCGGGCGAGCGCCGATGTCGGCGTTAACATCTTCGGCACGGTCAACATCACTGCCGGCAACAACATCGTCTATCGCGTCGAAGTGACCAACAACGGACCGGACGCCGCCGACAACATCGTGGTCACCCAGGCGGTGCCGGCCAACACGTCGTGGGTCTCCGAGTCGCAGGATTCTGGCCCGGCGGCCACCTGCACGAACCCGTCGCCGGGTGCCACCACCGGCACCTCGACTTGCACCATCCCGACGCTGGCGGCAGGTAGCACCGCCGTCTTTACCTACACCTATCAGGTCAGCGGCGCCGCCGCCAATGGCTCGACCATTACATGCTCGGCCAGCGCCACGACCTCCACCAATGAGCTGCACCAGGCGGACAACTCGACGAGCCTGGACACGCTGGTGGCGAACAACGGGACGGCGGCCGATTGCACGATCAACTGCCCAGCGGATATTAGCCAGAACGCTGCCGCGGGCATGTGTAGCGCCGTCGTCACTTATACGACGCCGACGGCGTCGGGTGCCTGCGCCGACCCGGATACGGGTAACACCCCTCCGGTCGTCTGCACGCCACCTTCGAACTCCTCCTTCCCCATCGGCTCGACGACAGTGATCTGCGCCTCCGGCGGGACGAACTGCGCCTTTACCGTGACCGTCGTAGATACTTCGGCTCCGTCAACGCCGACGATCAATTGTCCGAGCAACCTCACGGTTGATGAAGAGTCCGAAGGCGCCGGCTTCGCGAAAGTCAATTACTCGACGCCGACGACGACCGGCAATTGTGTGACGGTCACTTGTGACCCGCCCGCCGGCGCGACCTTCCTGATCGGCACCACGACGGTTTCTTGCACGGGCACCGACTCTTCTCATAATACCGTTTCGTGCAGCTTCACCGTGACCGTCCGCGGCTCGAACAGCGCTGGCTGCACCGTGACCTGTCCCGGTGACGTTACCCAGACCGCCGCAGCCGGCGTGTGCAATGCCGTCGTCAACTACCCGGCCCCGGCGACCAGCGGGACGTGTGGCACAGTCACCTGTAGCCCGGCGTCCGGCACCGTCTTCGCGGCGGGCGTGACGGTGGTGACCTGCACCAGCAGCCAGGGCGGCAGTTGTGACTTCACGGTCACGGTGGTTCCGGCAGCACCGCCGACGATCACCACCTGCGCCACGGACAAGACGGTCACCGCCAGCGCCATTTGCGAGGCCACCATACCGAATCTGGTCAGTGAAGTGGTCGCCACCGGTTGCGGCGTCACCGTCTCGCAATCCCCGGCAGCCGGCAGTATCGTCGGGCCAGGAATCTACACGGTGACGATCACCGCGGAGAATGGCGCCGGCGAGACGCCCTGCACGGCGAAGGTGACCGTGGTCAACAGCATCACTTCGACCATCACTTGTACGTCCGATATCACCACCGCCAACGATCAGGATCAGTGCGGCGCCGTCGTCAACTACCCAGCGCCGACTGCCGACAACAGTTGTTCAACCCTGACGGTCGCTTGCTCGCCGGCTTCGGGGTCGTTCTTCCCCATCGGCGCGACTAACGTGTTGTGTACGGCGACCGACCTTTCGGGCGCCACCACGACCTGCACCTTTAGGGTAACCGTCAATGACACGCAACTGCCGACGATTGCCTGTCCGGCCAACATCACCCATGCGAATGACTCGGACAAGTGCGGGGCGGTGATTAACTACGCCTCCCCGGCAACTGCCGACAACTGTCCCGGCGTGACCACGAGTTGTTCGCCGGCGGCGGGGACGCAGTTCTCCGTCGGAACGACGACCGTGATCTGCACGGTGACCGACGCGGCAAACAACACGGCGACCTGTAGCTTCACGGTGACGGTCAGCGACAATCAGCCGCCGGCGATCACCTGCCCGTCGCCCATTGCGGTCGGCACGGACCCCAACGTCGCCACCGCGACCGTCACTTACACGCCGACGGTCAGCGACAACTGTTCGGGGGTGGGCGCGGCGGTTTGCTCGCCGGCTTCGGGCACGCACTTCCCGGTCGGGGCGACGGCCGTGTCTTGCACGGTGACCGACGCGGCAAACAACACGGCGACCTGTAGCTTCACGGTGACGGTCAGCGACAATCAGCCGCCGGCGATCACCTGCCCGCCCAGCCTGACCCGGCCCAACACGGCCAACCAGTGTGCGGCGGTCGTGACCTACGCGAACCCGACGGTGACCGACAATCAACCCGGTCCGACCTTCGTTTGCAGTCCGGCCTCCGGCGCGTCGTTCCCGGTCGGTGTCACCAACGTGACCTGCACCGCGACCGACGCCAGTAACAACCACTCCACTTGCAGCTTTAGCGTGACGGTCGCCGACACGCAAGCGCCGGTGATTACTTGCCCGGCGAACATCACGGCCTCCAACACGCTGGGCCAGTGTTCTGCCATCGTCAATACGGGGGCTGCGACCGCGACCGACAACTGCCCCGGCACGACGGTGGTCGGCGTTCGCAGTGACGGATTGGCGCTGAACGCGGCTTACCCGGTGGGCACCACGACCATCGTCTGGACGGCGAGAGACGCCGCGGGCAACCAGGTCTCCTGCACACAGACGGTTGTCGTCAATGACACGCAGGCGCCGACCATCAGCGGGGCCGCCGCCAATCCGTCGTCGCTGTGGCCGCCGAATCACAAGATGGTCGATGTGACGATCAGCTATGGCGTGGCGGATAATTGCACGCCCACCTCGTCGGTCACTTGCGACTTGACGGTGACCAGCAACGAGCCACCCAGCCCGCCCGGTGACGGTCACAACTCGGCGGAGTGGAAGGTCATCGATGCGCATCACGTGCAGTTACAGTCAGAACGGTCGGGCAACGGCAACGGGCGCGTCTATACGATCACCATCCGGTGCACGGATAGTCATGGCAACGTCGCGACGCAGACCGTGACGGTGACGGTGCCGCACGATCAAGGCCATTAA